One Thermus hydrothermalis genomic region harbors:
- a CDS encoding protoglobin domain-containing protein codes for MHPGALLDLLKRRTGFTEAHARLLADLGQVMTPIAPEVALAFYDYLGRDPELSEILHAVPGRVERLYGTFARWYGDLFSGVYDGAYAERRRRIGLVHARLGIGPRAMIPAMGIVQELSLEHLRTALRGPEIFSAVEAFEKIIAIEIGLIEESYLEALSLGLSLGYRDLKEALSQGAAALLS; via the coding sequence GTGCATCCTGGGGCGCTCTTGGACCTCCTGAAACGCCGCACCGGCTTTACCGAGGCCCATGCCCGGCTCCTCGCTGACCTGGGCCAGGTGATGACCCCCATCGCCCCCGAGGTGGCCCTGGCCTTTTACGATTACCTAGGGCGGGACCCCGAGCTTTCGGAGATCCTCCATGCGGTGCCGGGGAGGGTGGAAAGGCTTTACGGCACCTTCGCCCGTTGGTATGGCGACCTCTTCTCGGGGGTGTACGACGGGGCCTATGCGGAAAGGCGTCGGCGCATCGGCCTGGTGCACGCCCGGCTGGGGATTGGGCCCCGGGCCATGATCCCCGCCATGGGCATCGTGCAGGAGCTTTCCCTGGAGCACCTGCGCACCGCCCTTAGGGGCCCTGAGATTTTTAGCGCCGTGGAGGCCTTTGAGAAGATTATCGCCATAGAGATCGGGCTCATTGAGGAAAGCTACCTCGAGGCCCTCTCCCTGGGGCTTTCCCTGGGCTACCGGGACCTCAAGGA